In Kordiimonas pumila, a single genomic region encodes these proteins:
- a CDS encoding acetyl-CoA carboxylase biotin carboxylase subunit, which translates to MNASTPFTKILIANRGEIALRIIRSARALGYRTVAVYSTADAQAAHVLAADQAVCVGEPLPAQSYLRIEAIIEAAQISGADAVHPGYGFLAENEDFATACRAAGLVFIGPSPESIRAMGDKAGGKRLMIDAGVPCIPGYQGDDQSEAHLFAEANRIGYPVMIKATAGGGGRGMRLVTSSAEFVDMLRSAQSEAKNAFGDATVILERAILEPRHIEIQIFADRHGNAVHLGERDCSVQRRHQKVIEEAPSPAVNAELRASMGATAVTAAKAISYEGAGTLEFLLDSAGNYYFMEMNTRLQVEHPVTEAITGLDLVEWQLRVAAGEALPLTQDDICFSGHAMEVRLCAEDVRAGFMPQSGTMRRWDIPHDLRVEHGLNSGTSIPPFYDSMIAKLITHGKTRDEARRRLIQGVEDTVALGVKTNQEFLTRCLSHPVFAKDGATTAFIAQHEKDLVPADEKATKRAVIVGAWLLHETHAHVRQNVSDRSLAHALPLGMHFALDDTPHVVNISQVQPRLFKVSLEGEEHEITAVSLCQTEARFVLDGVMESVAYDRDGSSLWILLAGRPYALEDHTRAVASRQDNGDSDGRVRASMNGRIVALMAAVGDKVQLGQPLLTLEAMKMEHVHTAPVEGVITEIMASVDDQVKAHSVVIEILPDETKGGSK; encoded by the coding sequence TGTTCTTGCCGCAGACCAAGCAGTATGCGTTGGTGAACCACTGCCTGCGCAGTCTTACCTGCGTATTGAGGCTATCATTGAGGCAGCACAGATCAGCGGCGCTGATGCAGTTCATCCTGGCTACGGCTTTCTAGCAGAGAATGAAGACTTTGCCACCGCTTGCCGTGCTGCAGGCCTGGTCTTTATCGGCCCCTCACCAGAATCGATTCGTGCAATGGGCGACAAAGCTGGCGGCAAACGTTTAATGATTGATGCCGGAGTTCCTTGCATACCTGGCTATCAGGGTGATGATCAGAGTGAAGCGCATTTATTCGCAGAAGCCAATCGCATTGGTTATCCTGTGATGATTAAAGCCACGGCAGGGGGCGGTGGTCGGGGTATGCGATTAGTCACATCAAGTGCTGAATTCGTCGACATGCTTCGAAGTGCTCAATCAGAAGCCAAAAACGCTTTTGGTGATGCCACAGTTATACTAGAACGGGCAATTCTTGAACCACGCCATATTGAAATCCAAATCTTTGCTGACCGACATGGCAATGCAGTACATTTAGGTGAACGCGACTGTTCTGTTCAGCGTCGCCACCAAAAAGTGATCGAGGAAGCTCCATCACCAGCAGTCAATGCGGAACTACGTGCGTCCATGGGCGCCACTGCCGTAACTGCCGCCAAGGCCATATCCTATGAAGGCGCGGGAACACTGGAATTTCTACTAGACAGTGCAGGCAATTACTACTTCATGGAAATGAACACACGGTTACAAGTAGAGCACCCTGTAACCGAAGCTATCACAGGCCTGGACTTAGTCGAGTGGCAATTACGCGTAGCCGCTGGTGAGGCTCTTCCCCTCACTCAGGACGATATCTGTTTCTCAGGCCATGCCATGGAAGTTCGTTTATGTGCTGAAGATGTACGCGCCGGCTTTATGCCTCAGAGCGGCACGATGCGGCGCTGGGACATCCCTCACGACCTGCGAGTAGAACATGGTTTAAACTCAGGCACATCAATTCCGCCATTCTACGATTCAATGATTGCCAAGCTGATCACGCACGGTAAAACACGTGACGAAGCCCGTCGCCGCTTAATACAAGGTGTAGAAGATACAGTAGCACTAGGTGTAAAAACAAACCAAGAGTTCTTAACGCGCTGCCTATCGCACCCGGTCTTTGCTAAAGACGGGGCCACTACGGCCTTCATCGCACAACATGAAAAAGATCTTGTTCCAGCTGATGAAAAAGCAACCAAACGTGCAGTTATTGTTGGTGCTTGGTTACTCCACGAAACACATGCACACGTTCGACAAAATGTGAGCGACCGTAGCCTGGCCCACGCGTTACCACTTGGCATGCATTTCGCCCTTGACGATACTCCGCATGTTGTAAATATTTCCCAGGTTCAACCGCGTCTTTTCAAGGTCTCTCTAGAAGGGGAGGAACATGAAATAACTGCGGTTTCTCTATGCCAAACGGAGGCTCGTTTTGTTCTCGACGGTGTGATGGAAAGTGTAGCCTATGACCGAGATGGCTCTAGCCTCTGGATACTTCTTGCAGGCCGGCCATATGCGCTGGAAGATCATACCCGTGCAGTAGCTTCACGCCAAGATAACGGTGATAGTGATGGGCGAGTTAGGGCCTCTATGAATGGCCGGATTGTAGCACTGATGGCGGCCGTAGGCGACAAGGTACAACTTGGCCAGCCTCTTCTAACACTTGAAGCAATGAAAATGGAACATGTGCATACCGCACCCGTCGAAGGCGTTATCACAGAAATAATGGCTAGCGTCGACGATCAAGTCAAAGCTCACAGCGTGGTCATCGAAATCTTACCAGATGAAACAAAAGGAGGCTCAAAGTGA
- a CDS encoding enoyl-CoA hydratase/isomerase family protein yields the protein MSDWQGTKAEVIHEKRERSFWIIINRPEKRNAINDGVISGIRAGIHAAQNDPEIRVIVITAVGEKAFCAGADLQPGKGFVFDFSRPSNDYADLLRETQNATLPIVARINGTCMAGGMGLLCMADLAVSADHALFGLPEVKVGVFPMQVLSLLKDQIPMRIMREWALTGEPFSAEDARQFGLVNHVVPQSDLDSKTEWLINRLADKSPTAIRRGKYAIRAISAMSFDQAIAYTESQIALLPMTEDAREGIAAFQEKRRPNWTGR from the coding sequence GTGAGCGATTGGCAAGGGACCAAAGCAGAGGTTATTCATGAAAAGCGCGAACGGTCATTTTGGATCATCATAAATCGTCCAGAAAAGCGAAATGCCATTAATGACGGTGTCATCTCCGGTATTCGCGCAGGTATCCACGCAGCACAAAACGACCCTGAAATCCGGGTTATCGTCATAACAGCAGTTGGTGAAAAGGCTTTTTGCGCCGGCGCTGACCTACAACCCGGTAAAGGATTTGTATTCGACTTCTCTCGCCCCAGCAATGACTATGCCGATTTACTACGTGAAACCCAAAATGCAACCTTACCAATCGTAGCTAGGATCAATGGTACCTGTATGGCCGGGGGCATGGGCCTGTTATGCATGGCGGACTTGGCTGTGTCCGCTGATCATGCACTGTTTGGGTTGCCTGAAGTAAAAGTAGGCGTGTTCCCAATGCAAGTCCTTAGCCTTCTCAAAGACCAGATTCCTATGCGAATTATGCGTGAATGGGCACTCACAGGTGAGCCCTTCTCTGCCGAGGATGCACGTCAATTTGGGCTGGTCAATCACGTTGTTCCACAATCAGACCTTGATAGCAAAACAGAATGGCTGATTAATCGACTTGCAGACAAATCACCAACAGCAATACGGCGGGGTAAATATGCTATACGTGCTATTTCTGCCATGTCATTTGATCAAGCTATTGCGTACACAGAGAGTCAAATTGCCCTACTACCCATGACGGAAGATGCTCGCGAAGGAATAGCGGCTTTCCAAGAGAAACGCAGACCAAATTGGACAGGGCGCTAA
- a CDS encoding site-specific integrase, giving the protein MLSTKPKQVHIARLRWLHQFGVENYGWDINIKLTKFLQVSKSLTFVRTSILDHRHVYNVLEAIETLEEPEIYQTQLKLILIFGFRCGLRIGEILKFRFRDIDPKSGWTVYVRGSRHGSNKSDNALRRLELSVLFTADELELLKHYYHKLGLDNGRGALLFGLDGENIPLDQIVVSQKLGGALRQSTGNEEVVFHSLRHSCATYTWTILSKEHELAHKLTGYDAQKLASVRRYWMMGDDLVRDALWQMTKGLGHASPATSAQTYLHLVMETVHRKLGRAIWDKESLQLSLKRFGNLRAKKLREGYQATMTTLVKRVHERVRFGREEKRILGTAGRKCQPNLTFDLPETYLILAGALQKLEAGQSIAGIALQYPVVEEDLEGIVYRCRKLAAVKTKKGGAKFIGDKAGSEDTPQNAIQEVLIPDLHNSPDVLRLAIKVSNILRNKCQKKRPRKAIVKQAMAVLKAFTASKHYLRITTREDLSAILNFDQDAIPSVFWSMKGKPLAKRGEDSTESLEQEAYRYWMSGRKQEFINIRLKAKETNKKPRYRYGVLRASLAHSTESLNSGNDKRFLGVKMLGWLAYMTVILYGTNEEVDAFVAGNKRKLL; this is encoded by the coding sequence ATGCTCTCCACTAAACCGAAGCAAGTCCATATTGCTCGATTACGCTGGCTGCATCAATTTGGTGTGGAAAACTACGGGTGGGATATAAATATTAAGCTCACTAAATTTCTTCAGGTGAGTAAGTCTTTAACCTTTGTTCGGACATCTATTTTGGATCACCGGCATGTGTATAATGTGCTCGAAGCTATCGAGACGCTGGAAGAGCCTGAGATTTATCAAACTCAGCTCAAACTAATCCTGATTTTTGGTTTTCGGTGTGGCCTTAGGATCGGAGAAATTCTAAAATTTCGGTTTCGGGATATAGACCCCAAGTCAGGGTGGACAGTGTATGTTCGCGGGAGCAGGCATGGGTCCAACAAATCTGACAATGCTCTTCGCAGGCTTGAGCTGTCGGTACTCTTTACTGCTGATGAACTGGAGTTGTTGAAGCACTATTATCACAAGCTCGGCTTAGATAATGGACGGGGTGCGCTTTTGTTTGGGCTTGACGGTGAGAATATCCCCCTGGACCAAATTGTTGTCAGTCAAAAGCTCGGAGGTGCCCTGAGACAATCGACTGGTAATGAAGAGGTGGTCTTCCATTCACTACGTCATTCGTGTGCAACATACACTTGGACAATATTGTCGAAAGAGCATGAACTCGCCCATAAACTCACAGGTTATGATGCGCAAAAGCTTGCGTCCGTCAGAAGGTATTGGATGATGGGCGATGACCTAGTGAGAGATGCCCTCTGGCAGATGACGAAAGGGCTTGGGCATGCAAGCCCCGCAACATCAGCACAAACCTATCTGCATTTGGTTATGGAAACGGTTCATCGGAAGCTAGGGCGCGCTATATGGGATAAAGAAAGTTTACAACTATCTCTTAAGCGATTTGGTAATTTACGGGCTAAAAAGCTCCGAGAAGGCTATCAAGCTACTATGACCACGCTTGTGAAGCGAGTGCATGAGCGGGTTCGTTTTGGCCGAGAAGAAAAGCGGATCCTTGGCACTGCGGGGCGGAAGTGTCAGCCAAACCTGACCTTTGATCTCCCAGAGACATATCTTATTCTCGCGGGCGCTCTTCAAAAGTTGGAGGCAGGACAGAGCATAGCGGGTATAGCTCTACAGTACCCAGTTGTAGAAGAAGACCTTGAGGGCATTGTGTATCGGTGTAGGAAGCTCGCAGCTGTGAAAACGAAAAAGGGCGGCGCAAAATTTATCGGCGATAAGGCAGGCTCAGAGGATACACCTCAGAATGCAATTCAGGAAGTTTTGATACCAGACCTTCATAACAGCCCAGACGTTTTAAGATTGGCGATTAAAGTTTCGAATATCTTACGCAATAAGTGCCAGAAGAAGCGTCCTCGCAAAGCTATCGTTAAGCAGGCTATGGCAGTCTTGAAAGCTTTCACTGCCAGCAAGCATTATCTGCGGATAACAACCCGGGAGGACCTGTCGGCAATATTGAATTTTGATCAGGATGCTATTCCGTCTGTGTTCTGGAGCATGAAAGGAAAACCGCTGGCAAAACGGGGAGAAGACTCTACGGAGAGCCTTGAACAAGAGGCATATAGGTATTGGATGTCGGGCCGCAAGCAGGAGTTTATAAATATAAGGTTGAAAGCTAAAGAAACGAACAAAAAACCTAGATATAGATATGGGGTGCTGCGTGCCAGCCTTGCTCATTCCACAGAGTCATTAAACTCAGGGAATGACAAACGTTTCCTTGGTGTGAAAATGCTGGGTTGGTTAGCCTATATGACGGTCATTCTATATGGTACTAATGAAGAGGTGGATGCGTTTGTGGCTGGAAATAAGAGGAAGCTTTTATAA